The Raphanus sativus cultivar WK10039 chromosome 2, ASM80110v3, whole genome shotgun sequence genome includes a region encoding these proteins:
- the LOC108840141 gene encoding cytokinin dehydrogenase 3 isoform X2 yields MASYNFASQIHLLVITIFITTLLTPITTNNTSPQPWNILSNDNFAGKLTSASSSVEAAAIDFGHVTKILPSAVLNPSSVQDITDLIKLSFDSQSSFPIAARGHGHSFRGQAAAKDGVVVNMRSMVNEDRGIKVSRTGLYADVDSAWLWIEVLNKTLELGLTPVSWTDYLYLTVGGTLSNGGISGQASRYGPQISNVLELDVITGKGEIVTCSDDTNSDLFYAALGGLGQFGIITRARIKLEIAPKRAKWLRFLYTDFSEFTRDQERLISETDGLHFLEGSVMLDHGPPDNWRSTYYPPSDHLRIVSMIKRHRVIYCLEVVKYYDETSQHSVNEEMEELRESLNYVRGFVYEKDVTYMDFLNRVRTGELKLKSKGQWDVPHPWLNLFVPKSQISRFDYGVFKGIILRNNITTGPLLVYPMNRNK; encoded by the exons ATGGCAAGTTATAACTTTGCATCACAAATTCATCTTCTAGTGATAACAATATTTATCACTACTCTTTTAACTCCAATCACAACCAACAACACATCACCACAACCATGGAATATCCTTTCCAACGACAACTTCGCCGGAAAACTCACCTCGGCCTCCTCCTCCGTCGAAGCAGCTGCCATCGATTTCGGCCACGTCACCAAAATTTTACCCTCCGCCGTCTTAAACCCTTCCTCCGTCCAAGACATCACCGATCTCATAAAACTTTCTTTCGACTCTCAATCCTCTTTTCCTATAGCCGCTCGTGGACACGGACACAGCTTCCGTGGCCAAGCTGCGGCTAAAGACGGAGTCGTGGTCAACATGCGGTCAATGGTAAACGAGGACAGAGGCATAAAGGTGTCAAGGACCGGTTTGTATGCTGACGTGGACAGTGCGTGGCTATGGATTGAGGTGTTGAATAAAACGCTGGAGTTGGGGTTAACGCCGGTTTCTTGGACGGACTATTTGTATTTAACCGTCGGTGGAACGTTATCCAACGGCGGAATAAGCGGACAAGCGTCTCGGTACGGTCCACAGATCTCAAATGTTCTAGAGCTGGATGTTATTACTG GAAAAGGAGAGATTGTAACCTGTTCGGACGACACGAACTCAGATCTTTTCTACGCGGCGTTAGGAGGTTTGGGTCAATTCGGGATTATAACAAGAGCCAGGATTAAACTCGAAATAGCTCCAAAAAGG GCTAAATGGTTAAGGTTTCTATACACTGATTTCTCTGAATTCACAAGAGATCAAGAACGATTGATATCAGAAACCGACGGTTTACATTTCTTGGAAGGTTCCGTTATGCTTGACCATGGCCCACCTGATAACTGGAGATCCACTTACTACCCACCGTCCGATCACTTGAGGATCGTCTCAATGATCAAACGACACCGTGTCATCTACTGTCTCGAAGTCGTCAAGTATTACGACGAAACTTCTCAACACTCAGTCAACGAG GAAATGGAGGAGTTACGCGAGAGTTTAAACTATGTAAGAGGGTTTGTGTACGAGAAAGATGTTACGTATATGGATTTCTTGAACCGGGTTCGAACGGGTGAGCTAAAACTGAAATCCAAAGGACAATGGGATGTTCCACATCCATGGCTTAATCTTTTCGTACCAAAGTCCCAGATTTCAAGATTTGATTATGGTGTCTTTAAGGGTATCATCCTTAGAAACAACATCACTACCGGTCCACTTCTTGTTTATCCCATGAATCGCAACAAGTGA
- the LOC108840141 gene encoding cytokinin dehydrogenase 3 isoform X1: MASYNFASQIHLLVITIFITTLLTPITTNNTSPQPWNILSNDNFAGKLTSASSSVEAAAIDFGHVTKILPSAVLNPSSVQDITDLIKLSFDSQSSFPIAARGHGHSFRGQAAAKDGVVVNMRSMVNEDRGIKVSRTGLYADVDSAWLWIEVLNKTLELGLTPVSWTDYLYLTVGGTLSNGGISGQASRYGPQISNVLELDVITGKGEIVTCSDDTNSDLFYAALGGLGQFGIITRARIKLEIAPKRAKWLRFLYTDFSEFTRDQERLISETDGLHFLEGSVMLDHGPPDNWRSTYYPPSDHLRIVSMIKRHRVIYCLEVVKYYDETSQHSVNEEMEELRESLNYVRGFVYEKDVTYMDFLNRVRTGELKLKSKGQWDVPHPWLNLFVPKSQISRFDYGVFKGIILRNNITTGPLLVYPMNRNKWNDQMSTAIPEEDVFYAVGFLRSAEFDNWEAYDKENMEVLKFCEDAKMDVIQYLPYHASQEGWVRHFGPRWNIFLERKYRYDPKMILSPGQNIF, encoded by the exons ATGGCAAGTTATAACTTTGCATCACAAATTCATCTTCTAGTGATAACAATATTTATCACTACTCTTTTAACTCCAATCACAACCAACAACACATCACCACAACCATGGAATATCCTTTCCAACGACAACTTCGCCGGAAAACTCACCTCGGCCTCCTCCTCCGTCGAAGCAGCTGCCATCGATTTCGGCCACGTCACCAAAATTTTACCCTCCGCCGTCTTAAACCCTTCCTCCGTCCAAGACATCACCGATCTCATAAAACTTTCTTTCGACTCTCAATCCTCTTTTCCTATAGCCGCTCGTGGACACGGACACAGCTTCCGTGGCCAAGCTGCGGCTAAAGACGGAGTCGTGGTCAACATGCGGTCAATGGTAAACGAGGACAGAGGCATAAAGGTGTCAAGGACCGGTTTGTATGCTGACGTGGACAGTGCGTGGCTATGGATTGAGGTGTTGAATAAAACGCTGGAGTTGGGGTTAACGCCGGTTTCTTGGACGGACTATTTGTATTTAACCGTCGGTGGAACGTTATCCAACGGCGGAATAAGCGGACAAGCGTCTCGGTACGGTCCACAGATCTCAAATGTTCTAGAGCTGGATGTTATTACTG GAAAAGGAGAGATTGTAACCTGTTCGGACGACACGAACTCAGATCTTTTCTACGCGGCGTTAGGAGGTTTGGGTCAATTCGGGATTATAACAAGAGCCAGGATTAAACTCGAAATAGCTCCAAAAAGG GCTAAATGGTTAAGGTTTCTATACACTGATTTCTCTGAATTCACAAGAGATCAAGAACGATTGATATCAGAAACCGACGGTTTACATTTCTTGGAAGGTTCCGTTATGCTTGACCATGGCCCACCTGATAACTGGAGATCCACTTACTACCCACCGTCCGATCACTTGAGGATCGTCTCAATGATCAAACGACACCGTGTCATCTACTGTCTCGAAGTCGTCAAGTATTACGACGAAACTTCTCAACACTCAGTCAACGAG GAAATGGAGGAGTTACGCGAGAGTTTAAACTATGTAAGAGGGTTTGTGTACGAGAAAGATGTTACGTATATGGATTTCTTGAACCGGGTTCGAACGGGTGAGCTAAAACTGAAATCCAAAGGACAATGGGATGTTCCACATCCATGGCTTAATCTTTTCGTACCAAAGTCCCAGATTTCAAGATTTGATTATGGTGTCTTTAAGGGTATCATCCTTAGAAACAACATCACTACCGGTCCACTTCTTGTTTATCCCATGAATCGCAACAA GTGGAATGATCAAATGTCGACCGCTATACCCGAAGAAGATGTATTTTATGCGGTAGGGTTCTTACGATCGGCCGAGTTTGACAATTGGGAGGCttatgataaagaaaatatgGAAGTATTGAAGTTTTGTGAAGATGCTAAAATGGATGTCATACAATATCTTCCTTATCATGCATCACAAGAAGGATGGGTTAGACACTTTGGTCCAAGGTGGAATATTTTTCTAGagagaaaatatagatatgATCCTAAAATGATCTTGTCCCCAggacaaaatatattttaa